A stretch of DNA from Penaeus monodon isolate SGIC_2016 chromosome 20, NSTDA_Pmon_1, whole genome shotgun sequence:
AGTATGGAGTTAACAACGTTCTAATTATAGTTGCATACAANNNNNNNNNNNNNNNNNNNNNNNNNNNNNNNNNNNNNNNNNNNNNNNNNNNNNNNNNNNNNNNNNNNNNNNNNNNNNNNNNNNNNNNNNNNNNNNNNNNNNNNNNNNNNNNNNNNNNNNNNNNNNNNNNNNNNNNNNNNNNNNNNNNNNNNNNNNNNNNNNNNNNNNNNNNNNNNNNNNNNNNNNNNNNNNNNNNNNNNNNNNNNNNNNNNNNNNNNNNNNNNNNNNNNNNNNNNNNNNNNNNNNNNNNNNNNNNNNNNNNNNNNNNNNNNNNNNNNNNNNNNNNNNNNNNNNNNNNNNNNNNNNNNNNNNNNNNNNNNNNNNNNNNNNNNNNNNNNNNNNNNNNNNNNNNNNNNNNNNNNNNNNNNNNNNNNNNNNNNNNNNNNNNNNNNNNNNNNNNNNNNNNNNNNNNNNNNNNNNNNNNNNNNNNNNNNNNNNNNNNNNNNNNNNNNNNNNNNNNNNNNNNNNNNNNNNNNNNNNNNNNNNNNNNNNNNNNNNNNNNNNNNNNNNNNNNNNNNNNNNNNNNNNNNNNNNNNNNNNNNNNNNNNNNNNNNNNNNNNNNNNNNNNNNNNNNNNNNNNNNNNNNNNNNNNNNNNNNNNNNNNNNNNNNNNNNNNNNNNNNNNNNNNNNNNNNNNNNNNNNNNNNNNNNNNNNNNNNNNNNNNNNNNNNNNNNNNNNNNNNNNNNNNNNNNNNNNNNNNNNNNNNNNNNNNNNNNNNNNNNNNNNNNNNNNNNNNNNNNNNNNNNNNNNNNNNNNNNNNNNNNNNNNNNNNNNNNNNNNNNNNNNNNNNNNNNNNNNNNNNNNNNNNNNNNNNNNNNNNNNNNNNNNNNNNNNNNNNNNNNNNNNNNNNNNNNNNNNNNNNNNNNNNNNNNNNNNNNNNNNNNNNNNNNNNNNNNNNNNNNNNNNNNNNNNNNNNNNNNNNNNNNNNNNNNNNNNNNNNNNNNNNNNNNNNNNNNNNNNNNNNNNNNNNNNNNNNNNNNNNNNNNNNNNNNNNNNNNNNNNNNNNNNNNNNNNNNNNNNNNNNNNNNNNNNNNNNNNNNNNNNNNNNNNNNNNNNNNNNNNNNNNNNNNNNNNNNNNNNNNNNNNNNNNNNNNNNNNNNNNNNNNNNNNNNNNNNNNNNNNNNNNNNNNNNNNNNNNNNNNNNNNNNNNNNNNNNNNNNNNNNNNNNNNNNNNNNNNNNNNNNNNNNNNNNNNNNNNNNNNNNNNNNNNNNNNNNNNNNNNNNNNNNNNNNNNNNNNNNNNNNNNNNNNNNNNNNNNNNNNNNNNNNNNNNNNNNNNNNNNNNNNNNNNNNNNNNNNNNNNNNNNNNNNNNNNNNNNNNNNNNNNNNNNNNNNNNNNNNNNNNNNNNNNNNNNNNNNNNNNNNNNNNNNNNNNNNNNNNNNNNNNNNNNNNNNNNNNNNNNNNNNNNNNNNNNNNNNNNNNNNNNNNNNNNNNNNNNNNNNNNNNNNNNNNNNNNNNNNNNNNNNNNNNNNNNNNNNNNNNNNNNNNNNNNNNNNNNNNNNNNNNNNNNNNNNNNNNNNNNNNNNNNNNNNNNNNNNNNNNNNNNNNNNNNNNNNNNNNNNNNNNNNNNNNNNNNNNNNNNNNNNNNNNNNNNNNNNNNNNNNNNNNNNNNNNNNNNNNNNNNNNNNNNNNNNNNNNNNNNNNNNNNNNNNNNNNNNNNNNNNNNNNNNNNNNNNNNNNNNNNNNNNNNNNNNNNNNNNNNNNNNNNNNNNNNNNNNNNNNNNNNNNNNNNNNNNNNNNNNNNNNNNNNNNNNNNNNNNNNNNNNNNNNNNNNNNNNNNNNNNNNNNNNNNNNNNNNNNNNNNNNNNNNNNNNNNNNNNNNNNNNNNNNNNNNNNNNNNNNNNNNNNNNNNNNNNNNNNNNNNNNNNNNNNNNNNNNNNNNNNNNNNNNNNNNNNNNNNNNNNNNNNNNNNNNNNNNNNNNNNNNNNNNNNNNNNNNNNNNNNNNNNNNNNNNNNNNNNNNNNNNNNNNNNNNNNNNNNNNNNNNNNNNNNNNNNNNNNGGTAAACGTTCTGATAACAGGGGAGTGCGTGCGACGCGGCGATAAAACCTTTGAGTTTGTTTACACTCTTCTGTTGACAAATATGTAGTCCATGTTTTTTCtctgattatttttatcagtttttttgtaaaaactgaTAATCCTTTTACAAACTTAATGATGTTTAACAATTGTATATATCGCtgttatgaaaatatattgcTTTACATACGAATATTATGAACTTCGATCCCAAGACCTCATTCACTTTCATGTTTTTAAAAGTTGCAGGTTAGGTAACAAGACATAAATAATGTACCTCGATAAAGACCAACATATTAGCTTCTCAATATAGAAGTCGAAGAAAAGGTTTACATCATATTTAGTCTCTGAATttcataaacataaaacatacaaacacaaattcgGTCGACTGAAACCATATAGAAAACGAGAACCACTACCGCTCGCTACGATTCCGTCCGCGTCGGCGGGTAAGAACCGTGGGTCAGATTGGTTTTTCATCACTTACCTCTGAGAAGTCCTGAACTTACCACGCTAATCCTAGCAATTCTTACCAAATCACAATGGCTGAAACCGCTGCCGTGAAGAAGGCTCCTGCCAAGAAGCCCACCCACCCCCAGTACGCCGTCATGATTGCCGCTGCCATCAAGGCCCTGAAGGAGCGCACCGGTTCATCTCGCCAGGCCATCCTCAAGTACATCGTCGCCAACTACAAAGTCGGTGATGAGAAGAAGGCTGGCGTCCGCCTCAAGCTGGCCCTCAGGAAGGGAGTTACCAAGGGAACCCTGAAGCAGATGAAGGGAACTGGCGCCGCTGGTTCATTCAGACTGGCCAAGGACGAGGCTAAGCCTGCCAAGAAGCCAGCAGCTAAGAAGCCCGCTGCCAAGAAGCCAGCAGCTAAGAAGCCTGCAGCCAAGAAGGCCGTTAAGAAGCCTGCAGCCAAGAAGAGCCCAAAGAAGCCCGCTGCTAAGAAGGTTGCAAAGAAGCCCGCTGccaagaagcctgcagcaaagaagCCCGCAGCCAAGAAGGTCACAAAGAAGCCTGCTGCCAAGAAGCCAGCAAAGAAGTAAACGGCTTCTAGTGCAAGACAATCTTAGTTTGTAAGGCAgagttatttattttaatataaggaCGTTCTCATTTACAAaatgtagatatgtaaataataaatctctattttatcaaaaatgtatttatattattccgCAACTGCTCATCAATTATGAAAATTACATATCCACGTATATTCGATGATTCAAACTGAAAATATACATTGGTGTCAGCCTAAGCTACAAATGGTAAATTATACACGAAAAAGTCAAAATTCACATTACACCTACATCAACCGTGATAACGATTCATGacagaaacattaaaatatatccgattactattatgatttatattactcCAAATAGTTCGTTCAGTAACTAGGTGGTGCGGCATCTATATCTGTGATGCTCTAATGTACTTAAATATATCCTTTNNNNNNNNNNNNNNNNNNNNNNNNNNNNNNNNNNNNNNNNNNNNNNNNNNNNNNNNNNNNNNNNNNNNNNNNNNNNNNNNNNNNNNNNNNNNNNNNNNNNNNNNNNNNNNNNNNNNNNNNNNNNNNNNNNNNNNNNNNNNNNNNNNNNNNNNNNNNNNNNNNNNNNNNNNNNNNNNNNNNNNNNNNNNNNNNNNNNNNNNNNNNNNNNNNNNNNNNNNNNNNNNNNNNNNNNNNNNNNNNNNNNNNNNNNNNNNNNNNNNNNNNNNNNNTCTCGTTTNNNNNNNNNNNNNNNNNNNNNNNNNNNNNNNNNNNNNNNNNNNNNNNNNNNNNNNNNNNNNNNNNAAACATAAATGTACACCTATCGATCTACAGAttgacatatataaacacaagtgaatatgcacacatacgtacaaataAAACGAAAGTGTTTAGATGACNNNNNNNNNNNNNNNNNNNNNNNNNNNNNNNNNNNNNNNNNNNNNNNNNNNNNNNNNNNNNNNNNNNNNNNNNNNNNNNNNNNNNNNNNNNNNNNNNNNNNNNNNNNNNNNNNNNNNNNNNNNNNNNNNNNNNNNNNNNNNNCACCCATAGTCCAGTTCCTGAGGATG
This window harbors:
- the LOC119585961 gene encoding histone H1-delta-like, with product MAEAVKKAPAKKPTHPQYAVMIAAAIKALKERTGSSRQAILKYIVANYKVGDEKKAGVRLKLALRKGVTKGTLKQMKGTGAAGSFRLAKDEAKPAKKPAAKKLAAKKPAAKKPAAKKPAAKKVAKKPAAKKPTYHANPSNSYQITMAETAAVKKAPAKKPTHPQYAVMIAAAIKALKERTGSSRQAILKYIVANYKVGDEKKAGVRLKLALRKGVTKGTLKQMKGTGAAGSFRLAKDEAKPAKKPAAKKPAAKKPAAKKPAAKKAVKKPAAKKSPKKPAAKKVAKKPAAKKPAAKKPAAKKVTKKPAAKKPAKK